Proteins encoded in a region of the Triticum dicoccoides isolate Atlit2015 ecotype Zavitan chromosome 3A, WEW_v2.0, whole genome shotgun sequence genome:
- the LOC119269731 gene encoding magnesium transporter MRS2-E-like produces the protein MERRRPQIAPSPPVSRRKAAAAASQEWLVVPAAGERRAGEFGRHRIMEMTGLPARDLRMLDPLLAYPSTILGRDRAIVVNLEYVRAIVTAAEVLVRDPSNPRLRPFLQELHARLALPDAATTTPATTDGGDDQGNVPISGSAKIPPFEFKVLEVCLEHTSKCMETETSVLESEAYPALDELTTKVSTSNLDDVRQIKNRLVQLSGRVQKVRDDIEHLLDDHTDMCEMYLTRKLAFQGVNNESSVNVDSNKHAFPDQDHDHEKEEEDRGGDTASSHGSSACVKHVEELEMLLEAYFVEFDGTLNKLCHLRDYVDNTENYINLMLDKKQNQLLQMGVMLTTATVVVTAGIVVVSLFGMNIHIELMADPETPEMARIKNMKFWETTWGTVAGCAAIYLLAIYAGKKSKYLQ, from the exons ATGGAGCGGAGGCGCCCGCAGATCGCGCCGTCGCCGCCGGTGTCGCGGCggaaggccgcggcggcggcgagccaGGAGTGGCTGGTGGTGCCGGCGGCGGGCGAGCGGCGCGCGGGGGAGTTCGGGAGGCACCGGATCATGGAGATGACGGGGCTCCCGGCCCGCGACCTCCGCATGCTCGACCCGCTCCTCGCCTACCCGTCCACCATCCTCGGCCGCGACCGCGCCATCGTCGTCAACCTCGAGTACGTCAGGGCCATCGTCACCGCCGCCGAGGTGCTCGTCCGCGACCCCAGCAACCCGCGCCtccgccccttcctccaagaactcCACGCCCGCCTCGCGCTCCCG GATGCGGCTACCACGACTCCGGCAACAACTGACGGCGGTGATGATCAGGGCAACGTGCCAATCTCCGGCAGCGCCAAGATCCCGCCCTTCGAGTTCAAGGTGCTCGAGGTCTGCCTCGAACACACATCCAAGTGCATGGAAACCGAG ACGTCGGTCCTCGAGAGCGAGGCGTATCCGGCCTTGGACGAGCTGACCACCAAGGTTAGCACGAGCAACCTGGACGACGTCAGGCAGATCAAGAACCGCCTGGTCCAGCTATCAGGCCGCGTGCAGAAG GTGAGGGATGATATCGAGCACTTGCTAGACGACCACACGGATATGTGCGAGATGTATCTGACGAGGAAGCTTGCGTTTCAAGGAGTCAACAACGAGTCGTCGGTTAATGTGGATTCCAACAAGCATGCATTCCCTGATCAAGATCATGATCATGAGAA GGAGGAAGAAGACCGTGGCGGTGATACGGCGAGCTCCCATGGAAGTTCTGCTTGTGTTAAGCACGTTGAAGAGTTGGAAATGCTTCTTGAAGCTTACTTCGTGGAGTTCGATGGCACGCTGAACAAGTTATGCCAT CTCCGCGACTATGTGGACAACACTGAAAACTACATCAACCTGATGCTGGACAAGAAACAGAACCAACTGCTGCAGATGGGCGTGATGCTCACGACGGCGACCGTGGTGGTCACCGCGGGCATCGTCGTCGTGAGCTTGTTCGGCATGAACATCCACATCGAGCTGATGGCGGATCCGGAGACCCCCGAGATGGCGAGGATCAAGAACATGAAGTTCTGGGAGACCACCTGGGGCACCGTCGCCGGCTGCGCCGCCATATACCTCTTGGCCATCTATGCAGGGAAGAAGAGCAAATATTTGCAGTGA
- the LOC119269732 gene encoding magnesium transporter MRS2-E-like, protein MERRQPQTAPAPRRKGAPAASQEWLVVPAAGEESTGEFGRHRIMEITGLPARDLRMLDPQLSYPSTILGRDRAVVVNLEHVKAIVTAAEVLVRDPGNPRLRPFLQELRARLALPDAPTTNPATDDIELGGDRGNVPMPGSAKIQPFEFKVLEVCLEHTCKCMESETLALEKEAYPALDKLTSKVSTLNLEHVRQIKSRLVELTGRVQKVRDDIEQLVDDDTDMFEMYLTRKLAFQGLNEPSGKVDSNKHASPDHEDEKEEEGSGDDIESSHGSSAFVKPDVEELEMLLEAYFVQFDGTLNKLCHLRDYVDDTEDYINMMLDEKQNQLLQMGVMLTTATVVITAGIVVVSLFGMNIHIELTLDPETPEMARIKNRKFWETTWATVAGCAAIYILAIYAGKKSKYLQ, encoded by the exons ATGGAGCGGAGGCAGCCGCAGACCGCGCCGGCGCCGCGGCGGAAGGGCGCGCCGGCGGCGAGCCAGGAGTGGCTGGTGGTGCCGGCGGCGGGGGAGGAGAGCACGGGGGAGTTCGGGAGGCACCGGATCATGGAGATAACGGGGCTGCCCGCGCGGGACCTCCGCATGCTCGACCCGCAGCTCTCCTACCCGTCCACCATCCTCGGCCGCGACCGCGCCGTCGTCGTCAACCTCGAGCACGTCAAGGCCATCGTCACCGCCGCCGAGGTGCTCGTCCGCGACCCCGGCAACCCGCGCCtccgccccttcctccaagaactcCGCGCCCGCCTCGCGCTCCCG GATGCGCCTACCACGAACCCGGCAACCGACGACATAGAGCTGGGTGGTGATCGGGGGAACGTGCCGATGCCTGGCAGCGCTAAGATCCAGCCCTTCGAGTTCAAGGTGCTCGAGGTCTgcctcgagcacacatgcaaatgcATGGAATCCGAG ACGTTGGCCCTCGAGAAGGAGGCGTATCCGGCCTTGGACAAGCTGACTTCCAAGGTTAGCACGCTCAACCTGGAGCACGTCAGGCAGATCAAGAGCCGCCTGGTAGAGCTAACAGGGCGCGTGCAGAAG GTGAGGGATGATATCGAGCAGTTAGTTGACGATGACACGGATATGTTCGAGATGTACCTGACGAGGAAGCTTGCGTTTCAAGGACTGAACGAGCCATCGGGTAAAGTGGATTCCAACAAGCATGCATCTCCTGACCATGAGGATGAGAA GGAGGAAGAAGGCAGTGGCGATGATATAGAGAGCTCCCACGGAAGTTCTGCTTTTGTTAAGCCTGATGTAGAAGAGTTGGAAATGCTTCTCGAAGCTTACTTCGTGCAGTTTGATGGCACACTGAACAAGTTATGCCAT CTCCGCGACTATGTGGATGACACTGAGGATTACATCAACATGATGCTGGACGAGAAGCAGAACCAGCTGCTGCAGATGGGCGTGATGCTCACGACGGCGACCGTGGTGATCACCGCGGGCATCGTGGTCGTGAGCCTGTTCGGCATGAACATCCACATCGAGCTGACGTTAGATCCGGAGACCCCCGAGATGGCGAGGATCAAAAACAGAAAGTTCTGGGAGACCACCTGGGCCACCGTTGCCGGCTGCGCCGCTATATACATTCTGGCCATCTATGCAGGAAAGAAGAGCAAATACTTGCAGTGA